In Arvicola amphibius chromosome 13, mArvAmp1.2, whole genome shotgun sequence, a genomic segment contains:
- the Il25 gene encoding interleukin-25, which translates to MYQVAAFLAVIVGTHTASLHTQNDCSHWPSCCPSKEQDSTPELLTWNTASVSLPELEDHTQSCRASSDGPLNTRAISPWSYELDRDLNRVPQDLYHARCLCPHCVSLQTGSHMDPKGNSVPIYHNQTVFYRRPCHGQQGCHHGYCLERKLYRVSLACVCVRPLVRS; encoded by the exons ATGTACCAG GTTGCTGCTTTCTTGGCTGTGATCGTGGGAACCCACACGGCCAGTTTGCACACCCAGAATGACTGCAGTCACTGGCCCAGCTGCTGCCCCAGCAAAGAACAAGACTCCACTCCGGAGTTGCTGACATGGAACACTGCCTCTGTATCTCTCCCAGAGCTTGAAGATCACACACAGTCCTGCAGGGCCAGCAGTGATGGGCCCCTCAACACCAGGGCCATCTCTCCTTGGAGCTATGA GTTGGACAGGGACTTGAACCGGGTGCCCCAGGACCTGTACCACGCGCGCTGCCTGTGCCCACACTGTGTCAGCCTGCAGACAGGCTCCCACATGGACCCAAAGGGCAACTCGGTACCAATCTACCACAACCAGACGGTCTTCTACCGGCGGCCATGCCACGGACAGCAAGGCTGCCATCACGGCTACTGCCTGGAGCGGAAGCTCTACCGCGTCTCCTtagcgtgtgtgtgcgtgcggcCCCTTGTAAGGTCTTAG